In Parvularculales bacterium, one genomic interval encodes:
- a CDS encoding alpha/beta fold hydrolase: MTSKVNGIAGDIIACISPMRKTMRFTLFFSIIVSGALSACSASETASTEQYIPSPSPVVWQGDAGDDFATYLNWAGDRVRAYINPLSSETRDLEIRLSLPYERGPNAECDLKGSKKGVVLVHGLGDTPTHMDSLAEFYAEHCFVVRNVLLPGHGTRPADLMEVNYEDWVQTVEFTLLDLKQHVDHVYLTGFSIGGAVVLHLAAAHPDISGVVAIAPALKVGFSVFTTPTVWLRNWVDWADSDPRTSFAKYDSMPMNGIAQSVLLAEAASRKICQDGLRIPVLMVLSDDDNVINSSHASRIFERCVVSDASRLVIYQRQKDELIKRDRRIEINGQVPSANMRNYSHRSMHIAPTHPVFGSRTVNGCALPSDSSDLCVRNDRGHDNEAGFFFDRRTYNPKWQQFESLLESFIEEAAL; the protein is encoded by the coding sequence ATGACAAGCAAAGTGAACGGAATTGCCGGTGACATTATTGCCTGCATTTCGCCGATGAGGAAGACGATGCGATTTACACTGTTCTTTTCTATTATTGTGAGCGGCGCGCTTTCCGCCTGTTCTGCGTCTGAAACGGCGAGTACCGAGCAGTATATCCCCTCCCCCTCTCCGGTTGTCTGGCAGGGTGATGCAGGAGATGACTTTGCTACGTATCTCAATTGGGCGGGCGACAGGGTTCGGGCCTATATCAATCCTCTTTCATCAGAAACGCGTGATCTGGAGATACGTCTTTCTCTTCCTTACGAACGCGGTCCAAATGCGGAGTGCGATCTGAAAGGTTCCAAAAAGGGTGTGGTTCTGGTTCACGGATTGGGTGACACACCTACGCACATGGATAGTCTGGCCGAATTTTATGCGGAGCATTGCTTCGTCGTCCGCAATGTCCTGCTCCCCGGGCATGGGACCCGACCGGCCGACCTTATGGAGGTTAACTATGAGGATTGGGTGCAAACGGTCGAATTTACCCTTCTTGATTTGAAACAACACGTCGATCACGTCTATCTGACCGGTTTTTCGATTGGTGGCGCGGTGGTTTTACACTTAGCCGCAGCCCATCCGGATATCAGTGGTGTTGTCGCCATTGCACCGGCTTTGAAAGTCGGTTTTTCCGTTTTCACGACACCAACGGTCTGGCTCCGTAATTGGGTTGACTGGGCGGATAGTGACCCAAGAACCAGCTTTGCAAAATATGATTCCATGCCAATGAACGGTATTGCCCAAAGCGTTCTGCTCGCGGAGGCGGCCAGCCGGAAAATCTGTCAGGACGGTCTCAGGATTCCTGTGCTGATGGTGTTATCCGACGATGATAACGTCATAAATTCTTCTCATGCCAGTCGAATATTCGAGAGATGTGTCGTTTCAGATGCCAGCCGTCTGGTTATATATCAACGGCAAAAAGATGAACTCATTAAACGGGACCGTCGAATAGAGATAAATGGTCAGGTGCCAAGCGCCAATATGAGAAATTATTCTCATCGTTCTATGCACATAGCGCCAACTCATCCTGTTTTCGGGTCGCGAACAGTTAACGGTTGTGCTTTGCCGTCCGACAGTTCTGATCTGTGCGTACGGAACGACAGAGGACACGATAACGAGGCTGGATTCTTTTTTGACCGCCGCACGTATAATCCGAAATGGCAGCAGTTCGAGAGCCTGTTGGAATCATTTATCGAAGAGGCCGCTCTATAA
- a CDS encoding NAD(P)H-binding protein has protein sequence MKEIIIFGATGKTGYLAVRHAVQKEYKVTAFGRSVNKIDFDQSVIKIQGDALSEEDVAKALSSQDCAIVCLGPANLKDQLTLTKGAENIVRAMKQHNVKRVIFISAAGVGESWKQIAWYSKLFFKTMLKTIISEHAKEEYIFKESGLDWTAVRAAVLTNKTSENSITASNTSMVKTITREGLARFLIDQIGSTEFINQAITVRQK, from the coding sequence ATGAAGGAGATTATTATCTTTGGTGCTACCGGTAAGACAGGATATCTTGCCGTTCGCCATGCCGTGCAGAAAGAATATAAAGTCACCGCATTCGGAAGATCGGTCAACAAAATTGATTTTGATCAATCAGTAATAAAAATTCAGGGAGATGCCCTTAGCGAGGAGGACGTTGCAAAGGCACTATCGTCTCAGGATTGTGCCATAGTCTGTTTAGGGCCCGCAAACCTTAAAGACCAGCTTACCCTCACTAAAGGCGCTGAAAATATTGTGAGAGCCATGAAACAACACAATGTAAAGCGGGTTATTTTTATATCTGCAGCAGGCGTGGGTGAGAGTTGGAAGCAAATAGCATGGTATTCAAAATTATTTTTTAAGACCATGTTAAAAACAATTATTTCGGAACATGCAAAAGAAGAATATATTTTTAAAGAAAGCGGGCTGGACTGGACAGCCGTTCGCGCCGCTGTATTAACGAACAAAACGTCAGAGAACAGCATCACCGCTAGCAATACGTCCATGGTTAAAACAATTACCAGAGAAGGACTGGCCCGGTTTCTTATTGACCAGATCGGGTCAACAGAATTTATAAATCAGGCCATTACAGTCAGGCAGAAATAA
- the mnmA gene encoding tRNA 2-thiouridine(34) synthase MnmA: MRPNITQHVESHAPVKPRMAIAMSGGVDSSLAAALLVEQGYDVVGLTLQLYDHGAAVARKGACCAGADIHDARRVAAMLDIPHYVLDYQNRFRKAVMDDFADSYLTGQTPVPCIRCNEKVKFRDLLETARNLGAQSLATGHYIRRLEGAHGPELHCAADDSKDQSYFLFTITPEQLDCLRFPLGGFSKQETRQKARDLGLSVADKADSQDICFVPGGHYADIIKRLRPAAQQPGDIVHVDGRHLGRHDGIIHFTVGQRRGLGVTTGEPLYVVRIDAETSRVVAGPKDALLKRQITLSEVNWLGDCAFSELPSSGMTVRVKVRSTRPPAAATLFSLPHNQGRIVLHEEEYSVAPGQACVFYDPTQNGSRVLGGGWIVKAQ; this comes from the coding sequence GTGCGCCCCAATATTACCCAGCATGTTGAAAGCCACGCGCCGGTAAAACCGCGCATGGCCATTGCCATGTCCGGCGGCGTGGACTCTTCTCTGGCGGCAGCCCTATTGGTTGAGCAGGGCTATGATGTGGTGGGGCTCACCTTGCAATTATACGATCATGGTGCAGCCGTCGCTCGCAAAGGGGCGTGTTGTGCAGGGGCCGATATTCACGATGCCCGACGGGTTGCTGCCATGCTGGATATTCCTCACTATGTGCTGGACTATCAAAACCGGTTTCGCAAAGCCGTCATGGATGATTTCGCTGACAGCTATCTTACCGGCCAAACACCGGTGCCCTGTATTCGCTGCAACGAAAAGGTTAAGTTTCGTGACCTTCTGGAAACGGCCCGTAACCTTGGAGCGCAATCTCTTGCGACCGGTCATTATATCCGCCGCCTTGAGGGCGCTCATGGGCCTGAGTTACATTGTGCGGCCGATGACAGTAAAGACCAGAGTTATTTTCTGTTTACCATAACGCCGGAGCAGCTTGATTGTCTGCGTTTTCCTTTGGGCGGATTTTCCAAACAGGAAACACGGCAAAAAGCGCGGGATCTGGGATTATCGGTTGCAGATAAGGCAGACAGTCAGGATATATGCTTTGTTCCCGGCGGTCACTATGCAGACATTATCAAGCGTCTGCGCCCTGCGGCACAACAGCCGGGCGATATTGTTCATGTGGACGGACGTCATCTTGGACGTCACGACGGCATTATTCATTTTACGGTGGGTCAGCGCCGGGGTCTCGGGGTGACGACAGGCGAGCCGCTTTATGTGGTGCGCATTGATGCCGAAACCTCCCGCGTTGTGGCAGGGCCAAAGGACGCCCTGCTAAAACGGCAGATTACACTTTCAGAGGTGAACTGGCTGGGAGATTGTGCTTTTTCGGAACTCCCCTCTTCCGGCATGACGGTACGGGTTAAGGTGCGTTCTACCCGTCCTCCGGCGGCGGCTACTCTTTTTTCTCTTCCCCACAATCAGGGACGCATTGTTCTCCATGAGGAAGAATATAGTGTTGCTCCGGGGCAGGCTTGCGTTTTCTATGACCCCACACAAAACGGTAGCCGGGTGCTCGGGGGTGGCTGGATCGTCAAGGCGCAATGA
- a CDS encoding YajQ family cyclic di-GMP-binding protein, translated as MPSFDIVSKVDIAEVDNAIANMRREMEHRYDFKNAKCTVERKDSVITLEADDDMKLRQMHELLNGHVSRRGMEAGVLDYQKPEKAAGQSMRQTIKLREGIDKELARRLVKEIKSTKLKVQPAIMGDEVRVTGKKRDDLQAAMETIKDLGLDQPFQYVNFRD; from the coding sequence ATGCCGTCTTTTGATATTGTTTCCAAAGTTGATATAGCGGAGGTAGACAATGCTATCGCCAACATGCGCCGTGAAATGGAGCATCGTTACGATTTCAAAAATGCTAAATGCACCGTAGAGCGCAAAGATAGCGTTATCACGCTGGAAGCCGATGATGATATGAAATTGCGACAGATGCACGAATTGCTGAACGGCCACGTATCGCGACGCGGCATGGAAGCCGGTGTTCTTGATTATCAAAAACCCGAAAAAGCGGCCGGACAGTCAATGCGTCAGACAATTAAGCTTCGGGAGGGGATAGATAAAGAATTAGCCCGCCGCCTAGTCAAAGAAATCAAATCCACCAAACTTAAAGTCCAGCCAGCCATCATGGGAGATGAGGTAAGAGTAACCGGAAAAAAGCGTGACGACCTCCAAGCAGCCATGGAAACCATAAAAGACTTAGGCTTAGACCAGCCCTTTCAATACGTTAACTTTCGGGATTAG
- a CDS encoding histidine phosphotransferase family protein gives MTKGTVSPNRSDPPESPSGPDVDLAALLCSRLCHDIISPLGAIANGLEMLEEKEDEETRDMAMALIRKSTDRALTILQFARLAFGAGSSAGQSIRLDRIRTLVEPLIKPGRITLDWQAIAHNSTDKTIDGSSIDKNYAKLLLNIIPLVGVTIPRGGEITITLTGDESRPDIRLDARGPDARLPDNIITPMSSETPQIDTRNIQAVLSVALAHKLGRQLKWDQHSDSVTLHVL, from the coding sequence ATGACTAAAGGTACAGTTTCCCCTAACCGCTCCGATCCCCCTGAAAGCCCCTCTGGTCCTGACGTGGATTTAGCCGCTTTGTTATGCAGCCGGTTGTGTCATGACATCATCAGCCCCCTTGGGGCTATCGCCAACGGGCTGGAAATGCTGGAGGAGAAAGAAGACGAGGAAACCCGTGACATGGCCATGGCGCTCATTCGGAAAAGCACGGACAGAGCGCTTACTATTCTGCAATTTGCCCGTCTTGCGTTTGGGGCGGGCAGTTCTGCCGGACAATCTATCAGGCTTGACCGGATACGCACCCTCGTTGAGCCACTCATCAAACCCGGACGCATAACGCTGGACTGGCAAGCAATCGCCCACAATTCTACAGACAAAACCATAGACGGGTCTTCCATTGACAAAAATTACGCCAAACTTTTGCTGAATATAATTCCCCTCGTAGGGGTAACCATTCCTCGGGGGGGTGAGATTACCATCACCCTTACAGGCGATGAAAGCCGGCCGGATATACGCCTTGACGCCCGCGGCCCGGATGCCCGTCTGCCGGACAACATCATAACGCCAATGAGTTCCGAAACACCCCAGATAGACACCCGCAACATACAGGCCGTTCTCTCGGTTGCTCTCGCCCACAAACTGGGGCGGCAACTGAAATGGGATCAGCACAGTGATAGCGTAACACTTCATGTACTCTAG
- the cobD gene encoding threonine-phosphate decarboxylase CobD, with protein sequence MAELELFHGGALEQAMVRYGPQAEGWIDLSTGLNPWPWPVERAGTLSDMGLTSLPETAARCRLEVAAAACYGISPKACVVAAPGAQALIQCLPYLDLPGENLAEVAVVAPTYEEHAACWRRAGHKVCEVNSPEEADSYDVIIVVNPNNPDGRLFEPQYLLSLADRQADRGGMLVVDEAFADGDTALSCASGAGQPGLCVLRSFGKFFGLGGLRLGFALTHKGLAESLRGILGPWAVSGPAVAIGCRALADKRWIEETNRRLCRESDKLAAALRRMGFHCVGATRFFQLINVDNGGQNGGQTAKDLHEHLAHRGILTRRFEHWPHWLRIGLLPHAPGLERLVKALEAWHQ encoded by the coding sequence GTGGCTGAATTGGAACTTTTTCACGGTGGTGCGTTGGAGCAGGCCATGGTGCGCTATGGGCCTCAGGCAGAGGGCTGGATTGATCTGTCAACAGGGCTTAATCCATGGCCTTGGCCCGTAGAGAGGGCAGGGACATTATCGGATATGGGGCTTACATCTTTGCCGGAGACCGCCGCCCGGTGCCGTCTTGAGGTCGCCGCAGCCGCCTGTTATGGCATTTCCCCTAAAGCTTGTGTGGTAGCGGCCCCCGGTGCACAGGCGCTCATTCAGTGCCTGCCTTATTTGGACTTGCCCGGTGAAAATCTGGCAGAGGTGGCTGTGGTGGCCCCCACTTATGAAGAACATGCGGCCTGCTGGCGGCGGGCGGGTCATAAGGTGTGTGAGGTGAACTCTCCGGAGGAGGCTGACTCTTATGATGTGATTATTGTGGTCAATCCCAATAATCCTGACGGGCGGCTTTTTGAACCGCAGTATTTATTATCTCTTGCGGATAGACAGGCCGACCGTGGCGGTATGTTGGTGGTGGATGAAGCCTTTGCGGACGGTGATACGGCTTTGAGTTGTGCCTCCGGTGCCGGTCAGCCGGGCTTGTGTGTTTTGCGTTCTTTTGGAAAGTTTTTTGGGCTTGGGGGATTGCGGCTGGGTTTTGCACTGACGCATAAAGGGCTTGCAGAGTCCCTTCGGGGCATTCTTGGTCCATGGGCCGTAAGCGGGCCTGCCGTGGCTATAGGGTGCCGGGCGCTTGCCGATAAGCGCTGGATTGAGGAAACCAACCGGCGGCTTTGCCGGGAATCTGACAAACTGGCCGCTGCCCTCCGCAGGATGGGGTTTCACTGTGTTGGGGCAACGCGGTTTTTTCAACTCATTAATGTTGATAACGGAGGCCAAAACGGTGGGCAAACTGCGAAGGACCTCCATGAGCATTTGGCTCACCGGGGAATTTTAACACGTCGCTTTGAGCATTGGCCGCACTGGTTGCGTATTGGCTTACTTCCCCATGCGCCCGGTCTGGAGCGCCTTGTCAAAGCTCTGGAAGCATGGCATCAATGA
- a CDS encoding HupE/UreJ family protein: MTPSPLWQKIRQINEEESIVIDLFGKLGVLACGAVAALIIMDFGQTPALAHHAMGYETPATLGDGLLSGLAHPVIGLNHLVFIVAAGLLALLTSYRFLRKLGVLACGAVAAFIVMDFGQTPALAHHAMGYETPATLGDGLLSGLAHPVIGLDHLVFIVAAGLLALLTPYRFLLPSVFILAGMAGVAAHASVEVEGLLSTAEIGVSVSLVAVGILLLWGKDLSLGVLASLFVLAGLCHGYAFGTAVIGAEPAPMAAYLAGLVLVQLAMALGIQEVVRFGGALPAGGSRWFRGGGGVAMGAGVVFLSQSLPL; the protein is encoded by the coding sequence ATGACACCTAGCCCATTGTGGCAGAAAATACGGCAGATAAATGAGGAGGAGAGCATTGTGATTGATTTGTTTGGGAAGTTGGGAGTTTTGGCCTGCGGTGCGGTAGCGGCCCTTATTATTATGGATTTCGGGCAAACCCCCGCCTTAGCCCACCATGCAATGGGGTATGAAACTCCTGCAACGTTGGGTGATGGCCTCTTGTCAGGATTGGCTCATCCGGTTATTGGGTTAAATCATTTGGTGTTTATTGTAGCGGCGGGTTTGCTGGCCCTGCTCACATCCTACCGGTTTCTTCGGAAGTTGGGAGTTTTGGCCTGTGGTGCGGTAGCAGCCTTTATTGTTATGGATTTCGGGCAAACCCCCGCTTTAGCCCATCATGCAATGGGGTATGAAACTCCTGCAACGTTGGGTGACGGCCTCTTGTCAGGATTGGCTCATCCGGTTATTGGGTTAGATCATTTGGTGTTTATTGTAGCGGCAGGTTTGCTGGCCTTGCTCACGCCTTACCGGTTTCTTTTGCCTTCGGTTTTTATTCTGGCCGGCATGGCTGGTGTAGCCGCCCACGCTTCGGTGGAGGTTGAGGGACTGCTCTCCACCGCTGAAATTGGCGTTAGCGTATCTCTTGTTGCGGTAGGCATTTTACTGCTATGGGGCAAGGATCTGTCCCTTGGTGTGCTGGCCTCTCTTTTTGTGCTGGCCGGTCTTTGTCACGGATATGCTTTTGGCACTGCTGTTATAGGCGCGGAGCCGGCACCTATGGCGGCCTATCTGGCCGGACTGGTGCTCGTTCAATTAGCCATGGCTTTGGGTATTCAGGAGGTGGTCCGGTTTGGGGGTGCCCTTCCGGCAGGCGGGTCGCGTTGGTTTAGGGGCGGAGGCGGTGTTGCCATGGGAGCGGGGGTTGTATTTTTATCCCAATCTCTCCCCCTATAA
- a CDS encoding porin, which yields MKKMLLGSTALATAGLAVAPAVASELSIRISGYMNSGFYITDADDREIRASYDLRTNTEMASLNTLNRLHPLNQDKAAPGTFIFAATCDTGTLTIRDEMAVCFTAGDSAANPPTMDTLHPGPTPDLMTPATDNATVYFTQKEGTATSTDEYSQTQVKLGSGHIVIDADGRLENGMYIGGRVRLEAFGEETAGEIIDEHYFYMSGEFGRIVLGAKDGAAYQMHYSSPWFVPGNGVDSPNFYNIGRTSVRTNTYAQMSDDAVKITYFTPLMGGFQLGTSYTPNNRDKNGLGNGFGLTTDGTDMKGVENIVDFGANYTRDIKFWGYQSLRLGLSAGWEAGSTNVTGAEDPINWSIGGSLRWRTFVFGGAYYYGENLDNTQQTSERETTAWTAGVSWTHGPWRVGAAYLQATEEGGMKTDGDALGNEENSFLQIGGGYGPGRGVSVGVDVQFIGDDNGGTMNETRVLKSTSAGVVMNISF from the coding sequence ATGAAAAAGATGCTTTTAGGCAGTACGGCACTGGCAACCGCAGGTTTGGCCGTGGCTCCGGCAGTGGCATCAGAACTGTCCATCAGGATTAGTGGATACATGAACAGTGGCTTCTATATTACGGATGCAGACGACAGAGAGATAAGGGCATCCTACGACCTGCGAACCAATACAGAAATGGCCAGTCTGAACACTCTTAACCGACTGCACCCGCTTAATCAGGACAAAGCGGCCCCGGGGACCTTCATTTTTGCCGCCACCTGCGATACAGGCACTCTGACAATACGCGATGAGATGGCGGTATGTTTTACGGCGGGAGACTCAGCCGCTAATCCTCCGACCATGGATACCTTGCACCCAGGCCCGACCCCAGACTTGATGACCCCCGCTACCGATAACGCCACCGTCTATTTCACCCAGAAAGAAGGAACGGCAACATCAACAGATGAATACTCCCAGACCCAGGTCAAACTGGGCAGCGGACATATTGTCATTGACGCAGACGGGCGCCTTGAAAACGGCATGTACATCGGTGGACGGGTTCGCCTTGAAGCCTTCGGTGAAGAGACGGCCGGTGAGATTATTGACGAGCATTACTTCTATATGAGCGGTGAGTTCGGACGCATCGTTCTGGGCGCTAAGGATGGAGCGGCCTATCAGATGCACTATTCATCGCCGTGGTTTGTACCGGGCAATGGTGTGGACTCACCTAACTTTTACAATATAGGCCGGACCAGCGTACGCACTAACACATACGCGCAGATGTCAGACGATGCCGTCAAGATTACCTACTTTACACCCCTCATGGGAGGGTTTCAGCTGGGGACTTCCTATACACCAAACAACCGCGACAAAAACGGACTGGGTAACGGCTTTGGTCTAACGACAGACGGAACAGATATGAAAGGAGTAGAGAATATCGTTGACTTCGGTGCCAACTATACGCGGGACATCAAGTTTTGGGGATACCAGAGTTTAAGACTTGGCCTCAGTGCCGGTTGGGAAGCCGGCTCCACCAATGTTACCGGAGCGGAAGACCCCATTAACTGGAGCATCGGTGGTTCACTCAGGTGGAGAACATTCGTCTTTGGCGGCGCCTATTACTACGGTGAGAATCTGGATAACACGCAGCAAACCAGCGAGCGTGAGACCACCGCATGGACCGCCGGTGTTTCATGGACTCACGGTCCATGGCGTGTCGGGGCGGCCTACTTACAAGCAACAGAAGAAGGGGGCATGAAGACTGACGGTGACGCTCTGGGGAATGAGGAAAACTCATTCCTGCAAATTGGCGGCGGATATGGCCCTGGACGCGGAGTTTCCGTTGGTGTTGATGTTCAATTCATTGGAGATGACAACGGCGGCACTATGAATGAGACCAGAGTGCTGAAATCCACTTCAGCCGGCGTCGTTATGAACATTTCGTTCTAA
- a CDS encoding porin: protein MKKMLLGSTALATAGLVAAPAVASELSIRISGYMNSGFYITDADDREIDAFELQANTGMASLDTLNRQHPLNKDKVAPETFIFAACETGYTGQTNPLMADEFKRCKNDTDMTLVDPTRVLDTDGNPVAADNDDPLYFTQTALPSRDEYSQSQVKLGSGRIVVDADARLENGMQVGGRVRIEAFGEDEASEIIDEHYVYVNGGFGRIVFGAKNGAAYQMHYSSPWFVPGNGVDSPNFYNISRTSVRTNTYAKMSDDAIKLTYFTPRFGGFQLGASYTPNNRDEDGLGNGFNLETTEATGSKGLENIIDVGVNYVRRFEAQGYYPFDVALSAGYESGSSNMLGSDDPLNWTVGGALEWRTFTLGGAYYYGENLDNTPNTNGRETSAWTAGVAWNSGPYRLGVAYLVAEEEGGKKSNGITPMGTEENSFLQFGGGYTLGRGVDLGLDVQLIEDDSGGNADEKNRVLESTSVGVILDISF from the coding sequence ATGAAAAAGATGCTTTTAGGCAGTACGGCACTGGCAACCGCAGGTTTGGTCGCGGCTCCGGCAGTGGCATCAGAACTGTCCATCAGGATTAGTGGATATATGAACAGTGGCTTCTATATTACGGATGCAGACGACAGGGAGATAGATGCATTTGAACTGCAGGCCAATACAGGAATGGCCAGTCTGGACACTCTTAACCGACAGCACCCGCTTAATAAGGACAAAGTGGCCCCGGAGACCTTCATATTTGCCGCCTGCGAAACGGGTTACACGGGGCAGACCAATCCCTTGATGGCGGACGAATTCAAACGCTGTAAGAATGACACGGATATGACCTTAGTCGATCCAACTAGGGTTTTAGACACCGATGGAAATCCGGTCGCCGCTGACAATGATGACCCCTTATATTTCACCCAGACGGCACTTCCGTCAAGAGACGAATATTCCCAGAGTCAGGTCAAACTGGGCAGCGGACGTATTGTCGTTGACGCCGATGCCCGCCTTGAAAACGGCATGCAGGTCGGCGGACGGGTTCGCATTGAAGCCTTCGGTGAAGACGAGGCCAGCGAGATCATTGACGAACATTACGTGTATGTGAACGGCGGGTTCGGGCGCATCGTTTTTGGTGCCAAGAACGGGGCTGCCTATCAGATGCACTATTCATCCCCCTGGTTTGTCCCGGGCAATGGTGTCGACTCACCAAACTTTTACAACATAAGCCGGACCAGCGTGCGCACCAACACGTACGCGAAGATGTCAGACGATGCCATCAAACTCACCTACTTTACACCCCGGTTCGGCGGGTTCCAGTTGGGGGCGTCCTACACGCCCAACAACCGTGACGAAGACGGGCTGGGTAACGGCTTTAATCTGGAAACAACGGAAGCAACAGGTAGCAAGGGCTTAGAGAACATCATTGATGTCGGTGTCAACTATGTACGGCGCTTTGAAGCTCAAGGGTATTATCCTTTTGATGTTGCCCTGAGCGCCGGCTATGAGAGCGGCTCCTCAAACATGCTCGGATCGGACGACCCGCTTAACTGGACTGTCGGCGGTGCTCTTGAGTGGAGAACATTCACCCTTGGCGGTGCCTATTACTACGGCGAGAATCTGGACAACACGCCGAACACCAACGGTCGTGAGACAAGCGCATGGACCGCCGGTGTGGCCTGGAATAGCGGTCCGTATAGACTCGGCGTGGCCTATCTTGTGGCAGAAGAAGAAGGCGGCAAGAAGTCCAATGGAATCACTCCTATGGGAACCGAGGAAAACTCCTTCCTGCAGTTTGGTGGCGGTTATACCCTTGGACGCGGTGTTGACCTCGGTCTTGATGTTCAACTCATTGAAGACGACAGTGGTGGCAACGCTGACGAGAAGAACAGGGTTCTGGAGTCCACTTCAGTCGGTGTTATCCTGGACATTTCGTTCTAA